From the Colletotrichum lupini chromosome 1, complete sequence genome, the window GTAGCAGCAGAAAAGATAACGCTTCACGTCTGAGTCCATTTCCCTTATTCCTGGTCTCAAAATGATCAAAAAAGGTCTGTATGAATAATGAACTAAGCTGGATAACATATCTAGTAACGCCATGTAGGACTTGTTGAAATATTCATCGAGGGAAGGCAAGTAGCTAGGCCGGCATCTACCCGGACGTCAAGGCTATGCCAGACATTGGTGTTTAAGTCTTTTCAAATCAATTCAGCCGACTTCTAAATTTGGCACGATCCTCACAAAGCAAGATTGTTGAGAACAAGTCCTAGTGTTTCTAAATTCTGATGCTGAGCAATAGTTTCCGTTCCCTATTGATCCAGTATCAGCCTCATCTTTATGGGCGGTGTGAAGTGAATGCGTGTTGAACAGCTTATCTGTTGCTAGTATTAAGATGACCAGGGCAAATCGGGAAATCCCTCGCCAAACTCTTGTTGAGGATGAATCTGTGCAAACTCCAGGTGATGAGGAAGCCTTGGATCAGGCCCAGGATGAAGCTTTTCCCGGTGACGGTAACATTTAAGACAAAATTGGAAGTCAGGACATCTCCGACAGGAGTATACCCGGCCGATTACGTGCTACTCATGTAATACATGGCATTAGCAACACATCCATTCAGGAACATGAGTTAGATAGCTTTTTGCGCAAGATGTAGGAACACATACCGATTGACAACAAGAGCAAATCATTTGGTGATGTTCATAGCCCGCTCTTCCTCTTTCGTCTTTGAGCTTCTGAAGCTCCTTTGGGTCACTCGCCTTCGACAAGGCTGCAATGACATCTTTTCCGCTGTTATGGAAATAGGCGATTTCCACTGGATACCATTTTACCTTATCCTCTCTCACACACTTCACTCGGCCATTAGCACCGCTGTTGAGGAGGTGCTCGATCACCTCTACTTGGTGTTGAGAATCCTTCTGAGCAAACTTTACTTTCGAGGTTAGACCTCTAGCGGCCCAGCAGAGTGCCGTCCAGCCATCTTTGTCAGCTTGATTGACATCGACTCTGCCAGATGAGAGAATGGTTTTGACAGTTTGAACTTCTCCGCTTTGAGCTGCCCAGTGTAAAGCAGTGCGACCGGTCTTGTCCGTCAAATTGAGATAGCCATCTCCCTTTTTGGAAAGGAGCTGTGAAAGGCCCAAGTACCTGTCATAGGAGTGAACGGCTGCGAAGTGAATCGGTAAACGACCCATCTGATCGGCAATAGTTAGGTTCGCTTTCAGTTTCTTTGAGAGAACCGTCCAGGTGCTATTTAATGGCAACAGACAAGCCAGGTTGAGCGCAGTGCCGAAGAATCCGCAATTTTGATCGACCTTTGCCCCGGCCTTCAATACAAGATACTCGAGAATCTTATCGGTTTCAGATTGAAGCACCCGCTCCTTGCCAAAGCACGCGGCCTGCAAAGCATTGCCCATAAAGCCTTGGGAGACAAAATTCGCATCCGCACCGCATTCCTTATGGAGGAACTGAACCATTGCCAGATTGCCGTCAAAGCATGCCTTATTCAAGGCGGTACCATATAGGGAGTTGTCCAAATTGACTTGGGCGCCTGCCTTAATCAATTCCTTGATCATTGGCTTCATATCTCCCTTCTCCCAAAGTTTATTGAGTGAATGCGGATCGTCGTCTCCGGATCTGACAAGATTGATCAACGGTGTACAGCACCTTTGAGAACATACAACGTTGAATTCGTCTCCGTGTTTAAGATGATGCGTGATCTTGAGCAGCATGCTTTTAGAATGTCCTTGGGTCGCATGCAGGAGGGCTGTGTTGCCATGATTGTCGACATATTTGTCATCCCACAAGAATCTTTTCGCTTTAACAGCATTGTCCAAAGCGAGTTCGGAAAGACGTAAAGGAAGATTTCCACATCCATCGATATGGAGTCTTGCGCCGCCTTCATGCGATTGCGGGCTTGAGCTTCTTTCGCTCGCATTGGACGTCGATGGAGAAGGCATGATTGGAGCTAGATGCTTTTGAAAACGTCAAAGAGGTCGTTTTGCTTTTGCTTTTTTGAGGGACCGTGGGCGATGTTGTAGAGACTGATGATGGGGTAGCTGTGAGGTTGCTCATGATGAGAGATCGTAGGAAGTTGTCAAGTATTTCATATCCAGTGGTGAAATTGATGCAGATCAAATGAAGCTCTACTGTTCACTAATGAAAGAATCGTGTTTGTGTAGTACAGAAGTAGTACGCGGTAGCAATCTGTCTTTATTCTCCTCCGAACCCAACCAGTCAAGCTGAATACCTCATGAAGTCGTAAAGAAGGCCAAGAAAAGTGTGACGCGAGATGAGAGTTGTACTATCATTTCAATCGAACAGTCGAGGATACTCGCAAGCGACAACGGGGACGATGCGGGTTAGAGACCTCAGCTGAGATATTGTAGATGTCTTAAGTCGATTGATTCCTTTGTGTGGTAATAAGGCGTAATTGCTGGCCGGCAATTACGGTTCCGTTTTTGTACGACACTTTGTCAGTCTAGGTAGCACATGGTAAGGTGGTGTGGGCTGGTAGAGGGTCACTAAAGGATGAACCTCATATTGATCACCAAAATACATAACGTGCCGCCTTGGTCGCCGCCACAACACCACCATCACAAAATTGCCTTTCATCCAGACACATTTATTCGAAAACCATGTTTCCGAGAATGTGGCGGCCAGAACAGCCCGTTCGTCCTACTTGAAGTATTGGCCCTTGAATCCCGGGAGGATCTCCTGTCCTTCCGAGTTCTGATAGCTGACCCCTTTCCTTTGCTGCCAAGTCTGCTTGAGGGTGGTGAACTCTCCCATGGTCGGCACCGGGTGTTCGCCAGCCTCGAACTCGTTCTGAGTAAAGCCCTCGCGCTTGAGCACTGGTGAGTCAATCGTCTTCAGTACGAGGTCGTTTTGAGGACGCGCGAAGTACAACAAACCCAGGCGATCGACATGGCGCTGGTCCTTAGGCGGCACAGATACCTGGTTCCGGATCAGCAAAATGTAGAGGGCAAGTCAAGTTGTATAGATGAAATTTCACTCACCCGGTGAACCGTGGACTTGACGTAACCACCCGTCAGGAAGCTGAGGGCATCGCATGTGTTGACGGTAAGACTGCCATCGAGCGGCTTAGCCCACTTCCAGTCGCCGGTCTCATGATCCCTGATTTGTAGGGCGGCAACGGGTTGACGGAAAAGCAGGGTGATCGTCCCCAGATCTGTGTGGCCGCGGGACCACAGGCCATCATCGAGTTGCTTAATCTCTTCTGGAGTGAACTTGGAATACTTCATGTAGCGCAGATGAGACTCATCGTGAGTCTCCCACTTGTGTACGCGTGTAAAGAAGTCCTCGGGCAGCTCTAAAGCCAGGGCGATGAGGTGGTTCAGGGGGTCTAGCACCTTATCATGGAGGTTCTAAGTTTCGCGTTATTCACGATATCCTACGTACGATTAAAAGGGCTTTCATCGTACCTTTGCGAATCCTTCAATATCTTCCTTGCGATCTTCCAGAAGCTTGGGCAAAGGTTGTGTGATGTGTCCAGCGCGAGCTGGATTGCATCTGTCAGCAACGCTTCCTCGATTCGACAAAGTGAAGAAATACTCACTAGCCATGTTCCATACTTCTGTCTTATCCTTGAGGCCACCGCTCAAAAACCGCCGACCAGCGGGACGGTATCCATTGTAATCTCCAGAATCCAAATCCGGCTCATACTTGAGTTTCTCGTCCAACGGCAGCTCGTAAAATTTCTGGCCAAGAGCAAATTGTGCGTCGACGGCCTCTTGCGAGATGCCATAGTTGATAACATAGAAGAAGCCCTTGGTACGAATGGCCTCGATCAGTGTATCGGCAAGCTCCTTGTTGCCCTCTGGTGTCCCATACTTTGCAAGATCAATGGTGGGAACTTCGGGTGCCTGTCAGCTTGCAAGCCCTGCATAGTCTTGCGTGGAAGCATGGTGAGCCAAGACTTACGGTCAGCCCAATCGAGGTTCTCCTCCGTCTCTGGGACGTGGGTGTATTGGTACAGTTCGGACACAGCAGACGGCATTTTGGGCGGTGAGGCGGGGTACCTTTTCTTCGGAGGCTGGTTGGTCTCTGTCTAGGTTTTCTCCAATACATCTAAAGGCCGGGTTCCAAGCTCGCCATTTTAACTATGAACCTTGACTGCGACTCCGGACGGGTTCGCACCGGATCTCGCTGCCCGTATTAGTCGAGCCAACACGGCACGGCGACGTCTCCGCAGGACTGAACCCCCACCAAATCCTCAACCATCAAGAGACCAATAATAGCAAGTTGATTTGGTTTCATCCTTCTCCATGGTGTCACACTCGCATTTTACCCCGCGGCACTTACCAAGCAACACAATAAATCTACTTGGTCGAGGCACTTGGAGATGCGAGATCGCCGCATGTCATCATCTGATAACGGATGGCGCAATCCCCACCCCCGTCACACGTCGTCGGGCGTTTCCCGCCGCTGAACCGATGTCTGCGCCGCAGGAAACGGGTTCAAGTCAGTCTAGAGATCCCACCCGGTAGTATTTCTCCGGTCTTGGACGTTCGGTAAACCCCCGAGTTCGGCGGAAGTGGTGGGTGAGGGTTTGTCCGGACTCACGATCTCGTTGCCGCATCGGAGATTATTGGTCCTTGTTTAAGGTACTTTACCCGCTATCCCGCATCTTTCCCCGGTAAGCATGGACACTCGTCATTCCTGCCACTATGGCGAATAGTGGGCGAGGCTCTTGTGCGATGCATATAGTCGGGTCTCGGCGGGTGTTATGCTGCATGAGAGACTGGAGTTGAGCTTATCGCGGACAAGACACCGCGGTGGTTGGGTGTCCGTAGGAGAAGCACGTCTTGGGGGTGGCAAGCATTTAGTGAAGGCTTGACATAAGACCATGAAGGCGAAAGGGACATAGACAGGGGGACGAGGAATCCTCCTGGCGCCGGTGACATTATATGTAAACCACTACCGACAGCTCAGTGCCGATTCTGACACTTGCACGTGCATCGCAGACGAGATTTCGGTAGAACCAGCTGAAGATGGGGTCATTCGGTCAAAAGGTGAAGGGGAACAAGATAGGGGCAGTGATATTGTCAGTATTTGACTGGTACCGTAAGTATTCGACCGTGTATCTTACACAAGGAAGTCACTCACGGTCATTGAACAGCCTCCCACTATCCTGCAGAGGAGCGAAAACTTTTGCGAAAACTCGATCTCGCGATTCTGGTCTTTGGAAGTTTGTCTTGTAAGTCAAGGTCTCTTTATTTGTTTGAAGACAAACcaaactaattattactgTCACTACTCTTAGTCTTTTGCAGAGTAAGGGAATCTTTTACTCGCAACCCCGGAGTTATGAGCTAACCGTCAGTAGTTCCTTGGGCAGCAAAATGTCACCAACGCATATGTATCAGGCATGCGCGAGGATCTTGATTCTCACGGCAACGAGTTGAACTACTATGTCGTCGCTTGTAAGCAAAGTTTCAGACACTCATGTCACAAACACCACTGACCATCTTAGACAACACCGCGTACGTCATTGGCCAAATCCCGCTCATGACTCTGCAAACGAAGGCAAAGATGTAAGTCTCACATTTAGATATTTGTTCAGGAGAGGTAGCAAGTTGCTGATCAAGATTATGCAGTGCACCTTTTCTGTTGCCTTCCCTCCAGATCATCTGGGCAGTCATCGCCTTTTCTCAGTCCACAATCAAGCATAGCTGGCATCTGTACATCCTTCGCGCCATTACAGGTTTTCTCGAAGCTTCCTCATTCGGTGGCACTCATCTCATTCGTAAGGATGCTTGTGGAAACTCAATGTCTCCTCGACgaagtactaaaaaaaagtagtggGCAGTTGGTTCAAGAACGAAGAGCTCTTCAAGCGAGCCGGAGTATGGTTCATGGGTAACTCCTTAGGCTCCATGTTCTCTGGCTACTTGCAGGCTGCGGCGTATCGAAACCTCAACGGCGTTTTTGGACGTGCAGGGTGGCGATGGCTCTTCATTGTCCAGGGTATCATCACTCTACCCATCTCCTTCCTGGGTTTCGCGTTTTGGCCTGGCCTTCCAACTTCACCCAAGAGGTGGTACTTCTCTGCGGAGGAGCACGCCCTCGCTGTCAAGCGGATGCCAACGGTTGAGCAGGAGGGCATTACGTGGAAGACGTTCAAGTATACGCTCTCCAGACCGATGTGGTGGATTTGCGTTCCTTGTTACATGTTAGTGTCTCGGAACCTCTTCAAAAGCAGATGTTTCTCTAACACATTACAGCTTCTTGTGCCAAGCACACTACTGGACAGGCTACATGGCTTTGTGGCTAAAGGCTGCTGGATACTCTGTTGAATTGGTGAATATTTTGCCGACTTTCATCGACCTTCTGCGGGCATTGTCTTCCTGGCTGGGAACTACATTAGCGGGTTGTTTGAGTTTGAGGGGCCTTTGGTCTTTCCAGGCGGTAGGAATCCCATCTTATCAATGTTGACACAAGGATCAGCGCTGATTACTCATAGTCATTTGTGCTCTTCTCTTGCATAGTCCTGTCGATATGGAACGTCCCCGACATCCTCAAATTCCTCGCATTCTATTTCGGAGGTTTCTCTGGAATGGCATCCCCGATCTTGGTATGTCGCCTTGTACACCATGCTAGATTCACCTATCTAACAAAATCGGCCTAGTATTCCTGGTTGAACTCTACACTCAAAGAGAATTACGGTGAAAGAGGTCTTATCATCTCTTCGATGATGACCCTCGGATTCTGTGGACAGATTTGGATCCCTCTCTTCACCTTCCCAACCGTCGAAGCTCCGCGCTATCCCCACGGGTATCCCGCAGCTACAGTATTCGAAGTCGCAATGTGGGCTTTTCTCATGTTTGGCACATGGTACATGAAGAGATGGAAGCACAAGCATCCTGACCTGGAGATGAGGCTTGCGACCGAAGGAGCTGCCGCGGAAGGCTCCTCAGTCATTGGATCTGATTCCGATAGGCCCGACGGAGATAGCCCGGCTCACCGGTATACAGGCAAAGGGGAAGAAATTGTGGCCACTCAGCCTGTGAGCCAGAAAGTCTGAAATATTTTGGAGGTGATAAATGAGCGCAATAGCTCGTAGATGCATATTCCAGCGGCAAAGGATTCACCGGATGACTTTAGTCTTCGGTGTACTTGTTTTTGCAGACAAGTCTGACATGGACTAGCGAGAAGAAGATCGATCTGCAGGACTGAGCTGCACAGAATGGATCTATTTGATAATTAAAATTCTCGCGAGATTTCAAGAACAGACAAGTGCTTTGAGGTAGATATGTTCAGCCAGCGGAAGGCGGCATTCTGGATATAATAATGGCTGTCACAGCCATCTGTACTATGACGAGAGGAGAAAATGAGCGAATCCGAGGATGTAGCAGACGGAAACCCTGAATGAACAGGCGAGTTGTTCAGTCTTCTTTGTATCAATGACAAGCGGAAGAATTGGCATCTCGTTGCACAAATGCAATTGTGTAACACAAAAAATCGCATCCTTCAGTATGCTTAAATACAGCTATTGAATTGTTTGTTGAGAGTTGGGGCGGTACTTGGGTTAGGTAGCCTAACCTGATTAGGAAGGCTGAAAATGGCGGCGGTCTGACATAAGACGGAGGTGACGCGCTCTCAAATTATTAACAATGTCAATTGCGTTTCATCTCACTTTGCTTACATACACTTAATTACTTCGCAAGCGACTTCGTCACGTCGCCTGTGCCTAAAACACAAGCTCTCAGAAAGGACCGGTCAAACCGGGGGACCTCCGTCTTCTAGGGTAATTGTGTTAAACCATACGAATACAACCGCACATTCTTGCGCCATCAAGATGGCGCCGAACCAGAGGCCGGCAACCGGCGACACCTTCAGTCACGACGCGACGGAGACTACTCCATTGCTCATCGCCGGCGATATCGCTCCGACTGCTGACCCCGATGTCTCCAAGGCCACAACACTTAATGAGCCATCCCAAGAGAACGAGACTCCGGACGACGATGATAAGCCATTGCCGGTATGGCAAGTCTTTTGGCTATGCTACGCGCGACTTGTAGAGCCCATGGCCTTCTTCTGCATCTTTCCGTACATCAGCCAGATGGCCGAAGAGAACGGCCACCTCGCCAAAGCGGACGTCGGTTTCTACAGCGGTCTCATCGAGTCGCTCTTCTCCCTGACCCAGGCCGTCGTCATGATCTTCTGGGGCAGACTCTCTGATCGGATCGGCCGCAAACCCGTCCTCGTCTTCTCCCTCTGCGGTGTTACCATCGCCACATCCATTTTCGGCATGGCACAGACCATTTGGCAGATGATCCTCTTCCGATGCCTGGCAGGCGTGTTTGGCGGATCTCTTGTCACGATGCGCACCATGATTGCCGAGCACGTTACTCAAAAGACGCAAGCCAGGGCCTTTAGTTGGTTTGCTCTGAGCGGTAACCTAGGAATCTTCTTCGGGCCCCTTCTCGGCGGGGCCCTCGCCGATCCGGCGCATCAGTACCCGAGCGTTTTCAAAGCTCAATTCTTTTTCGACTACCCTTACGCACTATCCAGCTTCTGCGTTGGCTTCATTGGTTTGACGGCGACCATCACTAGCATACTGTTTGTCGAGGAAACACTGGTCAAGGAGAAGCACAGCAGCAACGACGATGCAGCAGCACCGCCCAAGAAGGACAAGGGCTCCATCAAACAGATCGTCAAGTCGCCAGGCGCTTCCAATGTCCTCTTCGTGTACGGTTACCTCATGCTCCTCGCATTGTCCTACACGGCCGTCGTCCCCGTCTTTTGGTTCACCCCAGTCGAGCTTGGTGGCTACGGCTTCACCCCTCTGCAAATCTCCGTTATGATGTCCGTCAACGGTATCGCCCAAGTCTCATGGCTTCTCATCATCTTCCCGCCACTGCAACATCGCATAGGCACGAACGGTGTGCTGCGTGCCTGCGCCTATGCGTACCCTTGGTTCTTCCTCATCTGCCCTCTCGGCAACGTCGTCCTTAAGCTCGGTGTACACAATCCGGCCTGGGTCACGTTCTTCTGGGTCTTCATGCCCATTGCTCTCACTATCGGCTGCGGCGTGAGCATGAGCTTCACTGCCATACAATTGTCGTTGAACGATATCTCGCCCAGCCCTCGTGTTCTGGGAACGCTGAACGCTTTGGCTCTTACCGGAGCAAGCGTCATCAGGGCATTTTCTCCGGCCTCATTCACCACCCTATTTGCCATAGGTGCTAACACTCAGGCCCTAGGCGGTTATGCCATCTGGGTTCTGATGGTTGCACTCGCAGCTGGGCTGATTTTCGCCGTGAGGAACCTCTATGGGCCGGAGGATTTGAAGAAGGCCAGGGAACAAGAGCAGGCTGAGTCATCTTAGATAGACTACGTTACGGTACTAACTTCATGTTGAT encodes:
- a CDS encoding major facilitator superfamily transporter → MGSFGQKVKGNKIGAVILSVFDWYPSHYPAEERKLLRKLDLAILVFGSLSFFCRFLGQQNVTNAYVSGMREDLDSHGNELNYYVVAYNTAYVIGQIPLMTLQTKAKIAPFLLPSLQIIWAVIAFSQSTIKHSWHLYILRAITGFLEASSFGGTHLILGSWFKNEELFKRAGVWFMGNSLGSMFSGYLQAAAYRNLNGVFGRAGWRWLFIVQGIITLPISFLGFAFWPGLPTSPKRWYFSAEEHALAVKRMPTVEQEGITWKTFKYTLSRPMWWICVPCYIFLCQAHYWTGYMALWLKAAGYSVELVNILPTFIDLLRALSSWLGTTLAGCLSLRGLWSFQASFVLFSCIVLSIWNVPDILKFLAFYFGGFSGMASPILYSWLNSTLKENYGERGLIISSMMTLGFCGQIWIPLFTFPTVEAPRYPHGYPAATVFEVAMWAFLMFGTWYMKRWKHKHPDLEMRLATEGAAAEGSSVIGSDSDRPDGDSPAHRYTGKGEEIVATQPMHIPAAKDSPDDFSLREKKIDLQD
- a CDS encoding 2OG-Fe(II)oxygenase superfamily protein; the encoded protein is MPSAVSELYQYTHVPETEENLDWADLPTIDLAKYGTPEGNKELADTLIEAIRTKGFFYVINYGISQEAVDAQFALGQKFYELPLDEKLKYEPDLDSGDYNGYRPAGRRFLSGGLKDKTEVWNMATRAGHITQPLPKLLEDRKEDIEGFAKNLHDKVLDPLNHLIALALELPEDFFTRVHKWETHDESHLRYMKYSKFTPEEIKQLDDGLWSRGHTDLGTITLLFRQPVAALQIRDHETGDWKWAKPLDGSLTVNTCDALSFLTGGYVKSTVHRVSVPPKDQRHVDRLGLLYFARPQNDLVLKTIDSPVLKREGFTQNEFEAGEHPVPTMGEFTTLKQTWQQRKGVSYQNSEGQEILPGFKGQYFK
- a CDS encoding major facilitator superfamily transporter, which produces MAPNQRPATGDTFSHDATETTPLLIAGDIAPTADPDVSKATTLNEPSQENETPDDDDKPLPVWQVFWLCYARLVEPMAFFCIFPYISQMAEENGHLAKADVGFYSGLIESLFSLTQAVVMIFWGRLSDRIGRKPVLVFSLCGVTIATSIFGMAQTIWQMILFRCLAGVFGGSLVTMRTMIAEHVTQKTQARAFSWFALSGNLGIFFGPLLGGALADPAHQYPSVFKAQFFFDYPYALSSFCVGFIGLTATITSILFVEETLVKEKHSSNDDAAAPPKKDKGSIKQIVKSPGASNVLFVYGYLMLLALSYTAVVPVFWFTPVELGGYGFTPLQISVMMSVNGIAQVSWLLIIFPPLQHRIGTNGVLRACAYAYPWFFLICPLGNVVLKLGVHNPAWVTFFWVFMPIALTIGCGVSMSFTAIQLSLNDISPSPRVLGTLNALALTGASVIRAFSPASFTTLFAIGANTQALGGYAIWVLMVALAAGLIFAVRNLYGPEDLKKAREQEQAESS